In Verrucomicrobiota bacterium, the genomic window TTGGGTTTTTTCATAGTCCCGCCACCAGAGCACGGCTTCGGTCCCGACCGCCACCTTGCTCAAGCCGAGCGTGGCAGTGGCCACGGCATCGAGACTGATGCGGTGACCGAGCTTCTCCTCCAGCGAAACCATCAGATCGAGATTCCGCGTCTGCTCCTCGAGGGTCAAAATCGAGAACGGCTGGAGCACTCCGTAGTCGAAGCTCAGGTGATTGAAGCCCACCACCAAATCGGCGGTCAGCAGTTGCTGCACGAGGGCCTCGGCCTCCTCCTGGCGGAAGATGTGGTATTGCTCCTCGGCGGTGCTGTAGCTCACCCCCACCGAGATGCCGAGCTTGTCTCGATTTCCCCATCCTCCCACATCGTTGAGGAGTTTGCGGGTTTCCAAATCGAAGTAGACAATCTTCTCGCCCATCAGCCGCCCCCTCCCCAGCGTTCGGTCCATTCCTGGGGCAAGCGCTGGGGACGTCCTTCCGGCATCCGCACGAGCGCGAGCGATTGGCGGCAAGTCACCAGCACCTGCTCATCCAGCTGGCGGAGCAATTCAAACTCGGTCCAAAAGCGGACCCTCTCGAGCGAGGCCAAGCGCCCCCGCACCAACAGCCCGTCCCCGAGCGTCCCCGGTCGCTTGTAGCTGGCCTCCGTGCTCAGCAAGACGGGAAACAGCTTCTCCTCGGCCATCTGGCGCAAATTCATCCCCATGGCCTCGGTCGCCAGGCGGGTGCGGGCCGTCTCGATCATCCGCAAGTAGGCCAGATTGTGCACGACGCCCCCGCAGTCGGTATCAAAAAACATGACCTCTTCCCGGGTCTCAATCGAGGGTCGTTCCATGGACCCGGCACCTTAAGCGGAGCCCCCTCCAAAGATCAAACGTGCGTTCTTGCCAATCCCGGCTTTGGCCGCTTATCTGCTCCCACCGCTCCCGTCCCGCTCTCGTGCCCACCCTCCCTCCAGTCGGCTTTCCTCAATGAAGTTCTCCCTGGCCTTTTTCTTTAGTTCTCTTTGGGGGCTTTCGTGCGGCTGGTCGGTCGAGCTGGTGGAAAAGCAGAGCCAAGTCAAAGGTCTCCTGGTCCGCTCCCTCGAAATCGGCGAGCAAACCGGCTCCTCCTCCCAGATGAACGCCACCTGGGTGCCGGGCGGGGAGGACGCGGGCGGCATGCGGGTGAAGTTCAATCAAGACACGGGCGACATGATGACCGGCGCCCTCCGCGAGGTCGTGAAATACCTCCGCATCCGGCATGACGGTTGGCCGCAGGGGGGCACCGTGGAAATCGGCTTTCAGGAGAAATGGATCGAGAAGGACGGCCCCTCCGCAGCGGTGGCCTGCGGCCTCCTGCTCCAAGCCCTCCTGACAGGGGAGGAGATCGACGCCGGCTTCTCCATCACCGGCGATATGAATGCCACCGGGATGATCCTGCCGGTGGGCGGGGTCAGCGCCAAGATCGAAGGCGCGGCCGAAGGAGACTGTCAGATCGTGGGCATCCCCCAGGAAAACCGCATCGATGTCTCCGACCTGCTCCTGACCCAAGGAGCCGCCCCTCTCTGGGAAATCCAAATCATGGAGTTCGAGAACTTCGAGCAAGCTTGGGACATCGCCCGGGCCGAGCGGAGCGAAGGCACCCGCCAAGCCCTGGCCACCTTCGCGGAAATCCAAAGGGTTC contains:
- a CDS encoding ribonuclease H-like domain-containing protein gives rise to the protein MDRTLGRGRLMGEKIVYFDLETRKLLNDVGGWGNRDKLGISVGVSYSTAEEQYHIFRQEEAEALVQQLLTADLVVGFNHLSFDYGVLQPFSILTLEEQTRNLDLMVSLEEKLGHRISLDAVATATLGLSKVAVGTEAVLWWRDYEKTQKPEPMNKIAHYCAYDVKVTKAVHEFGRREGHIVYRDKAGRDQRVEVAW
- a CDS encoding thioesterase family protein; amino-acid sequence: MERPSIETREEVMFFDTDCGGVVHNLAYLRMIETARTRLATEAMGMNLRQMAEEKLFPVLLSTEASYKRPGTLGDGLLVRGRLASLERVRFWTEFELLRQLDEQVLVTCRQSLALVRMPEGRPQRLPQEWTERWGGGG
- a CDS encoding S16 family serine protease encodes the protein MKFSLAFFFSSLWGLSCGWSVELVEKQSQVKGLLVRSLEIGEQTGSSSQMNATWVPGGEDAGGMRVKFNQDTGDMMTGALREVVKYLRIRHDGWPQGGTVEIGFQEKWIEKDGPSAAVACGLLLQALLTGEEIDAGFSITGDMNATGMILPVGGVSAKIEGAAEGDCQIVGIPQENRIDVSDLLLTQGAAPLWEIQIMEFENFEQAWDIARAERSEGTRQALATFAEIQRVLQKHQNPDLLRNPHVQSRLKEVCQALPQHLSARLLLLHGLGRTPDQLSLSGSLNRLSIIHNELAKAIDDDAVQIGGGLQEDGVADSLSDLRRIRPSLDRRLSDYADSVVDLGQLYHRHRRELDGVRAYSRIQQAILEINQAADLAHREWDKILNDRALMKELE